In Rutidosis leptorrhynchoides isolate AG116_Rl617_1_P2 chromosome 2, CSIRO_AGI_Rlap_v1, whole genome shotgun sequence, one genomic interval encodes:
- the LOC139894590 gene encoding putative disease resistance RPP13-like protein 1 → MAEIIVSEILKFVLEKLTSEAVKKIVRSQEIQSELEKLERRLLQIKNVLNDASQKEVTDEAVRVWLNGLQHLAYDIDDVLDGLATDAMKREFKEQDSVAFTSKVRKLIIPTCCKNFTLSEKMSGKLDDITSKLEDLEKEKTRLNLVVINDMPKNKNRGLQTSLQDESSIVGRETEKGKLLEQLLKGEPCDQRFSVVPIVGMGGVGKTTLARLLYNDDQVNDHFDLKAWVCVSDDFDRFGISKVIFQSVAGQNKEFADLNLLQVHLKNLLTGKRFLLVLDDVWSESYDDWETLVTPFHACAPGSKIILTTRKEQLLKKIGYNHIDHLQSLSHDESLSLVALHALGVNNFDLHPKLKPYGEGIVEKCGDLPLALKAVGRLLRSKGNEEEYWKEVLNSDIWRLEDEGGIKALKLSYHDLSACLKRLFAYCSLFPKDYIFYKRKLVLLWMAEGFLHHSIPDKSEEDFGHECFDELLSRSFFQHAPSDRLLFVMHDLMNDLATSIAGEFFVRLDNKMEDMDKGSNGLEKYRHMSFVREEYGAYDEFKEFKRARNLRTLMATSVGVINDWQYFYLSNKILVDILPELPLLRVLNLSNFRISEVPESIGNLRHLRYLNLSRTEITQLPESVCNLYNLQTLILFGCFSLVKLPNNLSKLKNLRHFDMRNTPRLNNMPIEMGNLNSLQTLSKIILGGENGRFKTSELKELKNLCGEISIECLEKVQNATHVQEANFSHKRISELEVKWSDEFDGSRNQLLEKEALEGLKPHNDTLKKLKIVSYGGIELPNWVAHPSFGGLSRVSISGCKKCTCLPSLGQLHSLEELFIGGMDEVNNVGFEFLGTTGVGVSFPSLKTLRFRNMKGWESWSTKSGVVFPCLENLVIQECPNLVQVSNEAFPSLRHLEISKCDHIVLTSLIRAAPLVTELNIQSISGLTDEVWRGVVEHLRAVEELEIWSCDGIRYLWESEVKASTVLVSLSKLYVRNCDNLVSLGEREEEDYGDDDDDKSGSSLLLTSLRILEIWECKRMEHCRCPNNIETLSIRICDSLTDVSFLSSEGGHNLKSLTTCRCKGLINNNNKAMLLLQHVRIQQFRNLKLILEMKCFVHLTSLVIYDCESLESIPDQQLPDLTSLTELVIYKCPRIDGSFPRGLWPPKLQSLTIGMLKKPISEWGPQEFPPSLVDLTLYGNDDDDDDDVSINTQFSRLLPSSLTSLSISDFKRLETISISMGLQHLTSLQHLHISICRKIKDLLLPSSLTSLEIDGSNELETISKGLQHLTSLQHLTISFCPKLKDLPQMLPSLLSLEIIECPKLKERCSKSKSKSRRGSYNYNYWHLISHIPKIKIDYKLQ, encoded by the coding sequence atgGCTGAAATAATCGTTTCTGAGATCCTGAAATTTGTTCTTGAGAAGTTAACATCCGAAGCTGTGAAGAAAATTGTTCGGTCTCAAGAAATTCAATCCGAGCTCGAGAAACTGGAGAGGAGATTGTTGCAGATCAAAAACGTTCTTAATGATGCTTCTCAAAAGGAAGTAACTGATGAAGCAGTTAGAGTGTGGTTGAATGGTCTCCAACATTTGGCTTACGATATTGACGACGTACTCGATGGTTTAGCAACGGATGCTATGAAGCGTGAGTTCAAAGAACAGGATTCGGTTGCCTTCACTAGCAAGGTAAGAAAACTCATCATCCCAACTTGTTGCAAAAATTTCACATTAAGTGAAAAGATGAGTGGCAAGTTAGATGATATTACCAGCAAGTTGGAAGATTTGGAAAAGGAAAAAACTAGGCTTAATTTGGTTGTGATAAATGATATGCCAAAAAATAAAAATAGAGGATTACAGACCTCTTTGCAAGATGAATCTAGTATTGTTGGACGCGAAACGGAAAAGGGGAAATTACTTGAACAGTTACTGAAAGGTGAACCTTGTGATCAAAGATTTAGTGTTGTTCCGATAGTTGGTATGGGTGGGGTTGGTAAAACGACTCTAGCCAGACTTTTGTATAACGACGACCAAGTGAACGATCACTTCGATCTCAAGGCGTGGGTTTGTGTTTCAGATGATTTTGATCGTTTTGGTATAAGCAAAGTTATCTTTCAGTCTGTAGCTGGCCAGAATAAAGAATTTGCAGATTTAAATCTACTTCAAGTACATCTTAAAAATCTACTTACGGGGAAACGTTTTCTGTTAGTGTTGGATGATGTATGGAGCGAAAGTTATGACGATTGGGAAACTCTGGTTACTCCATTTCATGCATGTGCTCCTGGAAGTAAAATCATCTTGACAACACGGAAGGAACAATTGCTCAAGAAGATTGGCTATAATCATATAGACCATCTGCAGAGCTTGTCACATGATGAATCTCTATCTTTGGTTGCTTTACATGCTTTAGGTGTAAATAACTTTGATTTACATCCCAAACTTAAACCATATGGAGAAGGTATTGTGGAAAAATGTGGTGATTTGCCTTTGGCTTTGAAAGCAGTTGGGAGGTTGTTGAGGAGCAAAGGAAATGAAGAAGAATACTGGAAGGAAGTGTTGAATAGTGATATATGGAGACTAGAAGATGAAGGTGGGATAAAAGCCCTTAAATTAAGCTACCATGATCTTTCCGCATGTTTGAAGCGGTTGTTCGCATACTGTTCTTTGTTTCCAAAAGACTATATTTTTTATAAGAGGAAGTTGGTTCTGTTGTGGATGGCGGAAGGATTTTTGCACCATTCGATTCCAGACAAGTCAGAAGAGGACTTTGGCCATGAATGTTTTGATGAGTTGTTGTCTAGGTCATTTTTTCAACATGCACCAAGTGACAGATTGTTATTTGTGATGCATGACTTGATGAATGACTTGGCGACATCAATTGCTGGTGAATTTTTTGTTAGGTTAGATAATAagatggaagatatggataaaggGAGTAACGGATTGGAAAAGTATCGCCATATGTCATTTGTTCGTGAGGAATATGGAGCCTATGATGAGTTCAAGGAATTCAAAAGAGCTAGAAATTTGAGAACGCTCATGGCAACGTCTGTTGGGGTTATAAATGATTGGCAATACTTCTACTTATCTAATAAGATTTTGGTTGACATACTTCCGGAGCTACCCTTGTTAAGGGTTCTCAATTTAAGCAATTTTCGGATAAGTGAGGTCCCAGAGTCAATCGGAAATTTGAGGCATTTGCGGTATCTTAATTTATCTCGAACTGAGATCACACAACTACCGGAGAGTGTCTGCAATCTCTATAATTTACAGACACTGATCCTGTTTGGATGTTTTAGTTTAGTTAAGCTTCCCAACAACTTGTCAAAGCTTAAGAATCTGCGGCACTTTGACATGAGAAATACTCCACGTTTGAATAATATGCCCATAGAAATGGGTAATTTAAACAGCCTACAAACACTCTCCAAAATCATTCTTGGAGGTGAAAACGGCCGATTTAAAACTTCCGAGTTGAAAGAATTAAAGAACCTGTGTGGGGAGATCTCTATAGAATGTTTGGAAAAAGTGCAGAATGCAACTCATGTACAAGAGGCAAACTTTTCGCACAAGAGGATTAGCGagttagaagtgaaatggagtgatgaGTTTGATGGTAGTCGTAACCAACTGCTTGAAAAGGAGGCTCTAGAAGGGCTGAAGCCTCATAATGATACTTTAAAAAAACTCAAAATAGTGTCATACGGAGGAATAGAGCTTCCAAATTGGGTTGCACATCCCTCTTTTGGTGGGTTGTCACGTGTATCGATAAGTGGCTGTAAAAAGTGTACATGTTTACCGTCACTTGGGCAGCTACACTCACTTGAGGAGTTGTTTATTGGAGGCATGGATGAGGTGAATAATGTGGGTTTCGAGTTTCTTGGTACTACTGGTGTTGGTGTTTCATTCCCGTCACTTAAAACTCTAAGATTTAGAAATATGAAGGGGTGGGAGTCATGGTCAACAAAAAGTGGGGTAGTGTTTCCGTGCCTTGAGAACCTTGTTATACAAGAATGTCCAAATCTGGTACAAGTATCAAACGAAGCATTTCCATCACTAAGACATCTAGAAATTAGCAAGTGTGATCACATTGTGTTGACAAGTTTGATTCGTGCAGCTCCATTGGTGACCGAGTTAAATATACAAAGTATTTCAGGTCTTACTGATGAGGTGTGGAGAGGTGTCGTAGAGCATTTGAGGGCAGTTGAAGAATTAGAGATCTGGTCATGTGATGGAATAAGATACTTGTGGGAATCAGAAGTAAAGGCAAGTACGGTTCTTGTGAGTTTAAGCAAGTTGTATGTACGTAATTGTGATAATTTGGTGAGTCTTGGAGAGAGAGAGGAGGAAgattatggtgatgatgatgatgataagagtGGAAGCAGTCTCCTCCTCACATCTCTTAGGATACTTGAAATATGGGAATGTAAGAGAATGGAGCATTGTAGGTGTCCAAACAACATTGAGACATTGAGTATTCGAATTTGTGATTCACTTACAGATGTTTCCTTTTTATCAAGTGAAGGAGGACATAATCTTAAGTCACTTACAACTTGCCGTTGTAAAGGacttatcaacaacaacaacaaagccaTGCTTTTGCTTCAACATGTACGTATACAACAATTTCGGAATCTGAAACTAATCCTTGAAATGAAGTGCTTTGTTCATTTGACCAGTTTAGTAATTTATGATTGTGAGAGTCTGGAATCAATTCCCGATCAGCAATTGCCGGATCTCACCTCGTTAACAGAACTGGTAATTTACAAATGTCCAAGAATTGATGGTTCATTTCCTCGTGGGCTTTGGCCTCCCAAATTGCAatccttaacaataggtatgttgaAGAAGCCCATATCAGAGTGGGGCCCACAGGAATTCCCACCCTCACTTGTTGACCTAACCTTATatggaaatgatgatgatgatgatgatgatgtgagtATTAATACTCAGTTTTCTCGTCTTCTTCCGTCATCTCTCACCTCTCTGTCCATAAGTGATTTTAAGAGATTGGAAACAATATCAATATCAATGGGACTGCAACACCTCACCTCACTCCAACATCTCCATATTTCCATATGCCGAAAGATAAAAGATCTCTTACTTCCATCATCTCTTACTTCTCTCGAGATAGATGGTTCGAATGAATTGGAAACAATTTCAAAGGGACTGCAACACCTCACCTCCCTCCAGCATCTTACAATTTCATTTTGCCCAAAGTTGAAAGATCTACCACAAATGTTGCCTTCACTTCTCAGTTTGGAAATTATTGAATGTCCAAAGCTGAAAGAAAGGtgtagtaaaagtaaaagtaaaagtagaaGAGGATCCTACAACTACAACTACTGGCACCTCATCTCCCATATCCCCAAAATCAAAATAGACTATAAGTTGCAATGA
- the LOC139889822 gene encoding protein FAR1-RELATED SEQUENCE 11-like, whose product MVDHSKQQRNRGSTRCECNAYMRIKLRRINEIFPKEWQVTSFNIEHNHDLLSTEEVRFLPSYRSITNEDEKRITMLKEVGLSVKQIMRVMELEKNLKHGQLDFLSKDVHNLFGKLYGKNSLNDAKELLKYCQKSKIENSRFQYAFTIDHENKLESIFWSPAHCFDWYQLFGDVVAFDTTYKVNSYDM is encoded by the coding sequence ATGGTTGACCATTCTAAACAACAAAGAAATCGAGGGTCCACTAGATGTGAGTGTAACGCGTATATGCGAATAAAATTGAGAAGAATAAATGAGATTTTTCCTAAAGAGTGGCAAGTCACCAGTTTCAATATAGAGCATAATCACGATTTGTTGTCAACCGAGGAGGTACGGTTTCTTCCATCATATCGTAGTATAacaaatgaagatgagaaacgcaTAACCATGCTTAAAGAAGTTGGGTTGTCTGTTAAACAAATCATGCGTGTTATGGAGCTCGAAAAGAATTTAAAACACGGACAACTAGATTTTCTTAGTAAGGATGTTCATAATCTTTTTGGTAAATTATATGGAAAAAACTCTCTAAACGatgcaaaagaacttttaaaatattGTCAAAAAAGCAAAATAGAAAATTCTAGGTTTCAATATGCATTTACAATTGATCACGAGAATAAGTTAGAAAGTATTTTTTGGTCTCCTGCTCATTGTTTCGATTGGTACCAACTTTTTGGAGATGTGGTGGCATTCGATACAACATACAAAGTAAATTCATATGATatgtga